The Thermococcus eurythermalis genomic sequence TATGACTACTGGTGGTCCCAAAGTTATCCCGCAAAGACTATTTCACTCGGCGTTGAGCTAAAGTTCGTTGGCATAAGTGTTAGTGTCTCGGTCCCGTTGGGAGCAGGTTTTACCGGGAACTCTGATAGGGCAACGTATTCGGGGGTGCTTCACGATACCGATAATATAGGAAAGGACTTCTCAGGCATAGAGGCCGCTTCAACTTGGGGAATACTGAGGGTGGAGGATCATACCCTCAGCTCATTTTACTTTGGAGGAACAGTATCCTACGATCAAGGTGCCAACCTATACAAAGTTAGGGGGCAAGGAAATTGAAAAAAAGCCTTTCTCTTCTCTTAATTTTTATTCTCCTTGGAGGGTTATCCATTGGTATTTACCACTACAAAAAGCCAACCCAGAGAGCAAATCCGCTAGAAACTTATTCAAGATTACACTGCACCGGCAGGACTCTGAACCTATCAGTGTTTCTGGGAAATGAATGGATGAATTACACGGCTAAGCGGTTGAACCTATCCAAATGTCCCGACGGAGGATTCACTGAGATTGTTGACACAATTACTCCAGATGTACATTCAACCTATTACTTTGTGGCTGCACTTAGGACGATCAACGAAACACCTTCCAACAGGATTCAAACCATAGCTTGGCTTCATACTCAGGAAGATGGCATGTTCAGAAACTCATCAAAGGTGAGATACAGCTTCAAAAACGTATACCATGGGATTATGACTTTGGTGATGTTAAACTCGACTCCAAGAGACCCGGATAAAATCATCGATTTTGTTATGAATGTCACAAGGGAAAACGGTGCCTTTGTATACGATGGTCTCGATGTAACAGAACAGGCTATTGAGATACTCCACGTTCTCGGATACAACGTCAGCAATTTGAACGATACTGTAAGGTATGAGCTCGCAAAATTTAAGAATTTAACGCCACCCCGTGAGGGCGATAGGCTCGAAGCGTTAAAGTTTGTTTCAGAGTTTAATAGATATACAAGGGCAATGGATTTGCTCGGAGTCAACTATACAGCAACACGGGAGTATAAGGAGGACATTTCCTTCATAGAAAACATATCTAGGAACGTTAGCAGCATTCTGATGACTCACCCTCCACTCTTTCTGGTTACGGAGTTGGCACAGGCCTTGAGGAAGAACGGCTTTATGAAATCCAGTAGCTCAGAAGCGATTTATGTGTACGTTAAATCACACGAGCTTCCCAATGGTGGGTTCAATCTGTTTGGACAGGACTACGGTGAGTTCCAGGGCACATATTATGCTGTAAAGGCACTTGCACTGGCAGGGAAAAAGCCTGACAATAAAACAATAAGGTTTATTCACAGTTGGGAGAGCCCCTTGGGAGGATTTGCCTTTACCTTCCAGAAGTTTGGTGGCCCAATATTGACGCATATGGGTGTCTACGTTGCCAAGAAAATAGGAACAAGCATCAACAGAACTCAGATAAAGAACTACTTAGAAAAAGCCCTCCACGACAGGTGGCCATATTCCCAAGATGACCCAGAGCCACTGTATTCTATATACCTGACATATAAGGAACTTAACATGAGCATGAATCAAGATGACGAAGAATACCTGAAAAATGAGACTGTCCGGTTAATGGAATTGTATTCTCGCAGTCGAGTCAACTCGATCCTATCAGATACAGGCTGGATATCACTTATTAAGCTTGGAAACGCGCTTGGGGTAACCTTCAGTTCAAGGACTAAGGAGAATTTAATCAACGTTATACTCTCAAAGCGAAATCCTAATGGGACGTTTGGAGCATATACAAACAGCACCCCCCTGACTCTTTTCCAGACAGTGAATGCAGTTATACTGCTTCATGAACTTGGGTATGATTATAGAGACGACAAAACCATCCAGTACCTCAACA encodes the following:
- a CDS encoding prenyltransferase/squalene oxidase repeat-containing protein gives rise to the protein MKKSLSLLLIFILLGGLSIGIYHYKKPTQRANPLETYSRLHCTGRTLNLSVFLGNEWMNYTAKRLNLSKCPDGGFTEIVDTITPDVHSTYYFVAALRTINETPSNRIQTIAWLHTQEDGMFRNSSKVRYSFKNVYHGIMTLVMLNSTPRDPDKIIDFVMNVTRENGAFVYDGLDVTEQAIEILHVLGYNVSNLNDTVRYELAKFKNLTPPREGDRLEALKFVSEFNRYTRAMDLLGVNYTATREYKEDISFIENISRNVSSILMTHPPLFLVTELAQALRKNGFMKSSSSEAIYVYVKSHELPNGGFNLFGQDYGEFQGTYYAVKALALAGKKPDNKTIRFIHSWESPLGGFAFTFQKFGGPILTHMGVYVAKKIGTSINRTQIKNYLEKALHDRWPYSQDDPEPLYSIYLTYKELNMSMNQDDEEYLKNETVRLMELYSRSRVNSILSDTGWISLIKLGNALGVTFSSRTKENLINVILSKRNPNGTFGAYTNSTPLTLFQTVNAVILLHELGYDYRDDKTIQYLNSLMHDGGWGGPDIYNTYRVVQALAYMNCCPEKVDDIVTFVGSLKYRYGGFRFYRGDTSHGGLQETYFALRILELLDAI